The following coding sequences are from one Lolium rigidum isolate FL_2022 chromosome 6, APGP_CSIRO_Lrig_0.1, whole genome shotgun sequence window:
- the LOC124666917 gene encoding uncharacterized protein LOC124666917, with protein sequence MASMIVHTGRSSSSSSSSTSRRRILKLLVARDQSGSEHVVSAEAEKGAADYLFSLLSWSMPVNTLINVLSRNPMVGCVRNLYDSVETLPSSFICHRDARAARDALLRPTDSSSRPGGFVLAGVNYVVRDDLSITPPSNITAGLTMLNNRAFLREMVVPLGDIQGAQILNKSMVTRRVLTHVYLRGPRALTAP encoded by the exons ATGGCCTCCATGATCGTCCATACCGGGCGtagttcttcctcttcttcttcttccacctcACGTAGGCGGATCTTGAAGCTGTTAGTCGCCAGAGACCAGTCAGGGAGCGAGCACGTGGTATCCGCTGAGGCCGAGAAGGGCGCTGCCGACTACCTCTTCAGCCTCCTCAGCTGGAGCATGCCGGTCAACACCCTTATCAATGTGCTCAGCAGGAACCCCATGGTGGGCTGCGTTCGAAACCTGTACGACAGCGTCGAGACGCTCCCCAGCAGCTTCATCTGCCACCGCGACGCCAGGGCTGCCAGGGACGCCCTACTCAGGCCCACGGACTCTAGCAGCCGCCCCGGTGGGTTTGTGTTAGCAGGCGTCAATTACGTGGTCAGGGACGACCTCAGTATTACTCCCCCGTCCAATATCACAGCCGGCCTCACCATGCTCAACAACCGTGCCTTCCTCCGCGAGATGGTCGTCCCACTTGGCGACATCCAG GGTGCCCAGATACTGAACAAATCAATGGTGACCAGGAGGGTTCTCACACATGTCTACCTTCGGGGCCCGAGGGCTTTAACCGCGCCATGA